One stretch of Vulpes lagopus strain Blue_001 chromosome 12, ASM1834538v1, whole genome shotgun sequence DNA includes these proteins:
- the RPL38 gene encoding 60S ribosomal protein L38, whose protein sequence is MPRKIEEIKDFLLTARRKDAKSVKIKKNKDNVKFKVRCSRYLYTLVITDKEKAEKLKQSLPPGLAVKELK, encoded by the exons ATG CCTCGCAAAATCGAGGAAATCAAGGACTTTTTGCTGACGGCCCGGCGGAAGGACGCCAAAT CCGTCAAGATCAAGAAGAATAAGGATAATGTGAAGTTTAAAGTTCGATGCAGCCGATATCTTTATACTTTGGTCATCACagacaaagagaaggcagagaaactcaagcagtCTCTGCCCCCAG GTTTGGCAGTGAAGGAGCTAAAATGA